The Strix aluco isolate bStrAlu1 chromosome 21, bStrAlu1.hap1, whole genome shotgun sequence sequence CTACAGTTTCATGATGTTTGACTACAGTGAACACATCTCCCATTTAACTGACCTGCTGGGTGCCTGTTGGCCTGGAGCAGCAGGATCTGTTACCCTCTGCTTTTGCTGTGTCTCCTGATGTTATTCAGAGCTTCCAGCACGTCTGGAAAATGGAAGAGTTTGAAGGAATTGTGACTCCAGGATGTTGTAGAGACTGAAAGTACAAACTGGTTTGAAAAAGTGGGTGAAACAGGAGGAAGTGGGCATGTTGGCTGTATTGGTGGCCATTAAACAGTGGTCTGGAGCAACCTCTGCCTTGGCTCTGAGCTGCTGTTAGCCAGGAGGTGGACATTAACCAGGAGAAGGACTATTGTCTGCATGTCCCATTCCTTGTGCTTTTCTCCAGGGTTCCTTGGCAGCTGTTGGTAGATGCAGGTTAGAGAAAGCTGAGGGATTACATGAGCTTCCTCTCCTCAGCAGCTGATGGAGGTTATCATACCCTGTCTGTCTGAAACCAAAGAGCAAACACATTGCAAATTCTCTCAGTGCATCCCCTGCCAGCCTCCCTGCCTCCCATGGCACTTAGAAGAGAAACGGGGCTGCCTCAGCTTCTGCACGGAGAAGTAGACTACAAAGAAGAGCTTGGTGGGGTCTCCTCTTCTGTGTTCCTCTTCTGCTTCTGATCAGCACCGACCACATCCTCACCCCGCAGTGGGTGTCAGGGCCTTTGAGCAGTGCTTGATATGCTGGGGAGTCTCAGTGGACTGACAGAAGGCTGTTGTGGGATCTGGAGTGGattaacacttctgaaaaatcagactTTCATCAGCGCCTGAGTCCAGAATTGGGAGCTGGACATTATGGGCTTATTTTTATCTATCTAGATCTTGCTGTCCAGACTGAAACTAGTTCTTCAGACTGAgaatttgtatttcagatttgtCTTTTAAAGTAAATCAGGCCTgctgaaaatatgaaattaaagcaaaaactaTGCAGAAAGGATCCATGCTTTCCTCGGTGAATTGCCTCAGGACACACATTTATTAAAGGCAGAAATGGAGTGGTGGAGATAACGAACCTGTCTCTCTTGCCTGCAGTCCAGTTCTGGTTGCACAAATAAGCTGGTGGTTAGGGTTTATGGGAGGCTCTGGCAGAAAACAGCAGTGCAAAACAACTTTGTCCCTGCAGCTTTTCTTAAACATCCTTTgccagagggaggaaaaaaatgctgcttgtGATGCTGCTCCTTGCCTTGACCCTTTGGAGCAACAAATAAAGCTTGTGAATGCTCCACACTGAGCAAGGATTGAGCTCCAGTTTGCAGCCATGTCTCAGCCAGCCGTTGTAACAGATCAATGACAAGAAAGTTCTAGCCATGGGCATCATGTCTCATCCTCCTGAGCTTTGGTGGTGTGTGTTGCCTGTTCTGGTGGCCTCCTCTGATACAAAGTGGTCTGGAATAACATTGTCCTGCTTCTCCTCTCCTCTAACTCTAGATGAAGCATCTCTGGCCTCCCAGCTTCTACATTTGAACTGCAGTTTGCAGTCACAATGTTCACACCATGCTTTACTCACACTCTAGTCCATTGGCTTCTCTCTGCTGATGTATCTTGCAGAAGCTGCTGGGTGGAGCCAGGTTACTTAGGAGCTTTTCTTTTCCCAATATGTGGTGTTGGGTTGCTTGTTGGACAGGAGGGTGATACAGAGAGCTTGGACCTGCCTTGCTGGCCTCAGCTGCAAAAttctgctctctttttttctgagattacTTGGATGAAATACAAAGTTCATTTTTACACCGGACACTGCTACAGTGTGTTTCAACTGTAGGGAAGAGACTTACTGGGATGAAATCCTCTAGAGAGTACAagaacttgtttctttttatgtctAACCAACACAGGTGGGTAGAGGGGAGGGGAGCCTTCCCAGGAAGGTCATGGGCTGCCCTCAGCGGTTAAAGAAGAAGGACTTGAGGCTCTGCAGAAACTGTGActtctgtctctgcttctgcttcttccgGATAATGGGGATCCAGacaaggccacagacaaggagcaTCAGTCCCAAGGACAGGAAAGCTGGGCCACACATTTTGTAAACATTATTGTTTTTGATTTGGATCCAAGACAGGCTGGTGATGACCATCCCAAAAAGAAAGACAGCTGCTCCGACAGACACGACAATGACGGGCTTGTGGTATATGTCCCATTTGCTTCTGGATGCGCTGGTCCAGACAGACTCGCTCCGGGAGCTGATGCAGAGGGTGCTGGCCGTGTTACTGGTCAGCAGCTCCTTGGACTGAGGAGACTTCTCACTCCCGTCAGGGCTCTTGGGGGGAATTTCCATGGTAACAGGATCTGAGGAGGGGACCTGAGATGGGCAAaagagaaagagcagaacagGACTAGTGATGGAGTGATTGGGTGCTTTCGATTTGGTCATTAAACAGTGCCAAGTCAAATGAAAGTGGAGAAGGCTTTGTGTGTcactgcagggagagaagagcatCACACCTATGAGAGCAATGAGATGTAGGAATAGGCAATGGGGTCTTGCAGGTAGGCTGGGCTTAGGGTGCCTGCAGAGTCCTGCTGCCCACCCATGGACAGTGGGACTCCTGTAGTCCCTGTCCTTAGACCTTCCAGCTCACCAGCTTCCAACTCCCACAGGGATTCAGTGGTGGGATGAGTCCATTAGAACCCACTACCCTGAGCCTCCCAGGGCTGTTGGCTGCTTTCAGGGGAGTAGCAGGGTGCTGCAAGCAGTGTTGGTGATCCTGGTTGCATCCCTGGATCCGCTTTCCCTCTCAGAACCCAAATTACACCTCGGTACCTTGTGGCATGGTCATGTCTCCCTCTTGCaggtggagaaactgaggcacaggtgTGCCATGCCAGGACTGCTCAGTGAGAGAGCAGAAAGCACCCTCCCACCGGCTGAGGAGTTCCTTCGGGCCCCTGGGGCTGGATGTTCCCCATTGCCACATCCAGCCTAGATGTATCAGTCTTGTAGTAGCCACAGCACAGGAGCTTCTCATTTCCTGTCTAAATGCACAGATGGGAGATGGGGAAATGCTCATCACACAGGAAATATTTCTCCAGCTGTAAGCTGGGGCAGGCTTCTATGGGAAGGCTCTTGACTTGGTAGCAGAAGCACACTGAAACACTCTGCCTTGTGACAGATAGGTCAGCAGTGTGGCTTTTTGGCACATTATTTTTTCACCAACTCAaggaggaaatacattttcccagaAACAAAGTGCCTTTAGCACAGAGAAACCATTATGGTAAATGAGAAGGGCCGAGCATTATGTTAACCATtatttcctcagggctctgctgaGGAGACAAGGGCAGGAGGGTGGATCAGGGTGTGCTCCTGATGCACgtctgccctgctgctgggaagccCAGCAGAGATGAACCCATGCAGGTACCAGGGCTGAGGAGGGTGGGAGAGGCCAGGGACATGGATGCTTCACACCCAGGAATAAGATTTTTTTAGCAAAGTTCTCCTGCCTGAGCTGTCAGGATTTCTCCTACAGGCTCCGCTGTGTCAGGAGGGCTGGGACTGACCTGTCCTCTGCCGGTAGTTTAAGCTGTCCCCACCCTCAGGCATGGGGATGTTCTGGAGCAGGAATATAACAGCGGTGCCAGCCTGGAGCAGCCCAGGACCCTGCATTGCCCTTCTGCCAGCATCACAAAGCAGAGCCACTGGTGATTGTTGCCAGACCCAAAGCTGACCTTTGTGGGGCTGCCCCATGCAGGGCAGCAGTCAAGCTCAAGCCACATCCATGCTGTCCTGGGCACAAGACCCCAGTGGGCTCAGATGGATGGGCAGTGCCACCAGGACTCTGTGCCTGCTCCACTGTCAAGCACAGCTCTTGCAAAGCACCATGCAAGCTTTAAGCCTAAATGGGCTTTGATCTGGAGCAGTTAAATTAAAACCCTGCTTCGGCCCTCATTTGGCACAGACAGCACCAGGGGCCCTGTGTTTGCTTAGTTCAGCTCTGACTGCAcccagacccactgctggccctTGGAATGGGTCAGCAGGAGGTGCACATCATGGGTGATACCAGGCTGGATTTGGACCCTGTGTGTGCCATGGGAAGGCCTGTGGCTGCAGTGGGCAGCAGCGAGGTGTAGATGAGATGAGCATGAAGCCCAGCGGCCCCAGCTCTTTTCCCATTCCTGCTGATCAGTGTGAGACCACGTACCACATCAGTGCAGCCACACAGAGGCTGCAAAACTGGCACAGCTCCAGAGGCACTGTCTCAAGGAAACCTGCCCATATTTGGCCCATACTGGGCCCAGTGCCCATCTAGGCATGCTGATGGCTGGGTGCCAGCCAGCACCTCCCTTATTCTTTCACCTGTGTCCCCTGCCAAGGTTTGTGGTTTATTCTGAAAAGAGAcagatgtaatttttcagtttagtCCTCCCAACACAGATACTTACAGAAATGTGGATCTGGTGGTATCAATGTATTTTGTGATGTTTCAGGTTTGCTAAACTTGGACCAACAGgcaaaaaacaaaagccaagagCAATGGACACAATTTGTGTTCCTCCTATTTTCAGCTTTCACCCTTCTCTGTTGAACTGGAAAAGATAGGGCAGAGGAGGGGACATATTTCTGCTATCCTGAAATATCTTCTACATCAGGGATGTTCAAACACTTGACAAGGCAGGTAAGTTTGGTCATAGTAGCAAGCTctggtttctgtttctcttccttttgaacTGGTAGTTGTATCTCCGCAAGCTGGACTGATTGCAGTGAGGCATCCCGGACCCTTGGCTTTGGAGAAGCATGAGCTGCCGTGAGATGTTATTTTGATGACTACAACTGTGTTAGAGATGCAGGTGATCAGGTACAACTTCTTGCTTGGCTGGTGTGTGCAGCCTGTCCTCCAGCTGCTTTGCTCACAGCATTCTGGGCTGTGATCCCCCTCTTCTAGCTCAAATCTTTTGCAAAGCTCGTCCTGAAATTTCATCCTAGGTAGCTGTGGCATTTCTTGGCTTACTTCTTGTAACATCCATTGTGGAGAGGTTTTATGATCAAGACACTGTATAATTTTAATTTGGCTTTGTGGTTGgaaatttgctttcttctttggaATAATGCCCCGATCTCATATCTCAGCAGTCTAATGCAGTCTGTCCTGCCCATCTTTCAGACACCCCTCTCCCTCCTTGTCCACGTGCTGCTGCCCTGTCTCCGCATCTGGGGGTACTCTGAGCTCTGCAAAGCACCTTCCTCTTCATTTTGCAGAGCGTTAATCTCAGGCTCCTGCAGAAACCATCATCTTCCTTTCAGGTTTGCATTTACACTAGAGtggatttccccctccccccctccccctcccccttttattttctgacataaCCACCCCCCTCACCACAGTTCCCAGACACTTACCATTTTTCTGGCACTTCCTGGCAGAGCATGCTTTTTTGGTCACAATTTTCCCCACTGTTAGCTAGTAACATGTATCTGCAGCTCTTGGGAGAGCTGATGCAATTTCAATTCCTGCTCTGCCCATGCTCCATCCCTAATTCATCACAGATGTGCTCATATTTGAAGATGCGATGGTTGTACTGAGCAGCCTGGCAGGATAATGCTATCAGATTTCTCCcagtttttttttaatcattattgtTGTAAGGAGAGCGTCAGCAGATGACTGGTTGCTGGCTTGAAAATGCCTCCAAACCACATCTCGGATTTCATGTCTGGagttgtgctgctgctgtctctgaaATCTTGGGCAGCAGTTGGCGGTGGAGCTAACACTGGGGTCTGTCTTGTCCCCCCTCCATAAAAGCCTCATGTGATTCTGTTTCTCCTCCCTTTGCTCTTCCGGTGCTTTGTGTGGTGATGTTTGGTTTCTGATCTGGGAGATCTACTGGGGCCCGCTTACTGgtggtgctggggaccccagtgccaaagcagcacagcacacaCTTGGGTGTCTCCTGGGCCTTGGGGACATTACATGGTGGTGCTGAGGAGAGAGCTTTGGACTGAGCAGAGCACCCAAGGGCTCTGCCCCAAGTCCCTCAGCCCATCCCATCTGTGGATGACATTCCTCACCTGCCAGCCTGCAGCAGTGGCAGCTCTCAGGATGGGCACCCCAGCCAGGACCTGGGATGCTGCAAGCAACCTGCAGATGTGGCCAGAGCTGTGCTAAAAGTGGGGCAACAGGCTGATCTGAAGACTCTGCTCCTATGCACAGGCCTATGTCCTTTTGGCCATGTAAGAGCTGGATTTACTCGCCCAATACAGTCTTCAGCCAGGCCATCTCTTTTTTAACTGGGGAGGCAGCCCTGATTCTTCAGGAGCTTCTTACATGCTCCTCTTAAGCTCTCAGTGCAAGCAgcttctgccacttcttcctcccaCTTTGCACATCTGGGGACACAGGAGCTTCCCCATCTCAGACAGTCTATCCCCAGGGACTGGCATCTACCTCCATCTGGCTGTACCTCATGAACATCCCTCTCAGTATCACAAAGTGGAGCTGGTCCTTGCCCTAGGACTAAGCGGGTGCCATCCCATGGGAGCACCGGCAGTGTGGGTGAGCGTGAACCTGCCCTGGGTGCAGAGTcatgggtgtggtggtggtgctgctgtgtGCAGGGTGATGTGGAGGGGCTGCAGCACCTAGGTTCTCTGTCTTGTGTTTTACTACACAAATCACTGGAGGAAAAGTTAAGAATTTTGCAAACCAATTGTCAAATGTTGCTGGAATTCTACGCCAAGTTTGTTGATATATTTTGTGTCCTTCTCTGCTGTCAAGACACTTCCCTGAAGAAAGCTACCCACCCCACCAGGGGTGGGACAGGCAGCAGA is a genomic window containing:
- the PIRT gene encoding phosphoinositide-interacting protein — protein: MEIPPKSPDGSEKSPQSKELLTSNTASTLCISSRSESVWTSASRSKWDIYHKPVIVVSVGAAVFLFGMVITSLSWIQIKNNNVYKMCGPAFLSLGLMLLVCGLVWIPIIRKKQKQRQKSQFLQSLKSFFFNR